In the genome of Prosthecobacter algae, one region contains:
- a CDS encoding NAD(P)/FAD-dependent oxidoreductase — protein sequence MSSDASPPSHFDFIVIGGGSGGYAAARTAHSLGLSVAVVDGAAELGGLCILRGCMPSKTLIESADRNLSIRRASEFGLKAQPLGADIRAIRDRKRTLIADFAGYRQQQLQDGRFVLYRAHASFTGSHTIELQPREGSDSFQLTGKTFCIATGSVPTVPPIPGLAEAGFWTSDEVLDAESLPESFAVLGGGAIALEMAHYLEGVGRKVTLIQRGPQFLTGLDPECSTVLEQAYTHRGITCHLGTSIHKVTTAHGRKHIEYRHGEKEQSVTVDQILVAMGRGPATDGLNLDAAKVSLTKKKIVVQPTMQSTQPHIFAAGDVCSPLDVVHVAIQQGEIAARNAHRLIHGQPVEEKADYRLLLFGVFSHPQVASVGAGAAELEKAGTPFVSASYPFNDHGKSMCMGETEGFVKMHAHRETGEILGATCVGPHATELIHEVVIAMHYRSKVQDFMAIPHYHPTLSEIWTYPAEECADQLGA from the coding sequence ATGAGTTCAGACGCATCTCCCCCTTCCCATTTTGATTTCATCGTCATCGGCGGCGGCAGCGGCGGTTACGCGGCTGCGCGCACGGCTCATTCGTTAGGCCTCAGCGTCGCCGTGGTGGATGGGGCGGCGGAACTCGGAGGCCTCTGCATCTTGCGCGGCTGCATGCCCAGCAAGACTCTCATCGAATCTGCCGACCGCAACCTCAGCATCCGTCGGGCATCTGAATTCGGGCTCAAGGCTCAGCCGCTCGGCGCAGACATCCGGGCCATCCGTGACCGAAAGCGCACCCTCATTGCCGACTTTGCAGGCTATCGCCAGCAGCAGCTCCAGGACGGACGTTTTGTCCTCTACCGTGCCCACGCCTCGTTCACCGGTTCACACACGATTGAACTCCAGCCCCGCGAAGGTTCGGACTCCTTTCAGCTCACGGGCAAGACCTTCTGCATCGCCACAGGATCCGTCCCCACCGTGCCACCCATCCCCGGTCTCGCCGAAGCCGGCTTCTGGACCAGCGACGAAGTGCTGGATGCGGAATCCCTGCCGGAATCCTTCGCCGTTCTCGGTGGCGGAGCCATCGCCCTGGAGATGGCGCATTACCTGGAAGGCGTCGGGCGGAAAGTGACCCTCATTCAGCGTGGCCCCCAGTTCCTCACAGGACTGGACCCGGAGTGCAGCACCGTTTTGGAACAGGCCTACACGCACCGGGGCATCACCTGCCATCTGGGCACCAGCATCCACAAGGTCACGACGGCCCATGGCCGCAAGCACATTGAGTATCGGCATGGGGAGAAGGAGCAAAGCGTCACGGTGGATCAGATCCTTGTCGCCATGGGCCGCGGCCCTGCTACCGACGGCCTGAATCTGGATGCGGCCAAGGTCAGCCTAACCAAAAAGAAGATCGTCGTTCAGCCAACCATGCAAAGCACGCAGCCCCACATCTTTGCGGCGGGCGATGTGTGCAGCCCGCTGGATGTCGTTCACGTGGCCATCCAGCAGGGAGAGATCGCCGCACGCAATGCCCACCGCCTCATTCACGGCCAGCCCGTGGAGGAAAAAGCCGATTACCGCCTGCTCCTCTTCGGTGTGTTTTCCCATCCCCAGGTCGCTTCCGTAGGCGCAGGTGCCGCAGAGCTGGAAAAAGCAGGCACACCTTTTGTCTCCGCCTCCTATCCCTTCAATGATCATGGCAAGTCCATGTGCATGGGCGAGACGGAAGGTTTTGTGAAAATGCATGCCCATCGTGAAACGGGCGAAATCCTCGGGGCCACTTGCGTGGGGCCTCACGCCACCGAGCTGATTCATGAGGTCGTCATCGCCATGCATTACCGATCCAAGGTGCAGGACTTCATGGCCATCCCCCACTATCACCCCACCCTCAGCGAGATCTGGACTTACCCCGCCGAAGAGTGTGCGGATCAACTGGGTGCTTGA
- a CDS encoding cation:proton antiporter, producing MNNLHLAVQFFLQIAVILLACRIVGMIAARFGQPQVVAEMITGVMLGPSLFGVLAPEWQKWLFPWDAQQMTRDTSCYLFPASQLGLALYMFIVGMEFRVDIVRKRLKSSIAVSLAGMITPFLLGACLAWVLFHYTELFPEKTSLREAMLFLGASMCITAFPMLARIIHFKGLAGTTMGTVAIGAGAIDDAMAWILLAVVLASFEGNAANALYNIGGAIGYVVVTLAIIRPLLARTSGFMVKDGKLTDGGLVVGIAMMSLGAWFTDKIGLHAVFGAFIMGAAMPRGIMVRDLMARIQPLAVALLLPLFFTYSGLNTKIGLINSWFLWGMCAAVLAAAVLGKWAACTLAARATGISGREAMGIGILMNARGLMELIIINIGLQRGIISEGLFATLVIMAIVTTLMASPIFEYFVGSGTHKPEAEDTESLPAAM from the coding sequence ATGAACAACCTCCATCTCGCAGTCCAGTTCTTCCTTCAGATTGCCGTCATCCTGCTAGCATGCCGCATTGTCGGCATGATCGCCGCCCGCTTCGGCCAGCCCCAGGTGGTGGCAGAAATGATCACTGGTGTCATGCTCGGTCCCTCCCTGTTTGGAGTGCTGGCCCCCGAATGGCAAAAATGGCTCTTCCCCTGGGATGCCCAGCAGATGACACGTGACACCTCCTGCTACCTGTTCCCCGCCTCCCAGCTCGGCCTGGCCCTCTACATGTTCATCGTCGGCATGGAGTTCCGGGTGGATATCGTCCGCAAAAGGCTGAAGAGCTCCATTGCTGTCTCACTCGCCGGCATGATCACCCCCTTTTTGTTAGGCGCATGCCTGGCATGGGTGCTGTTTCACTACACGGAACTCTTCCCGGAAAAGACTTCTCTGCGCGAGGCCATGCTGTTTCTGGGGGCCTCCATGTGCATCACCGCATTCCCCATGCTCGCCCGTATCATCCACTTCAAAGGACTGGCCGGCACCACCATGGGCACCGTTGCCATCGGGGCTGGAGCCATTGACGATGCCATGGCCTGGATCCTCCTCGCTGTGGTGCTTGCCAGCTTTGAAGGTAACGCCGCCAACGCCCTCTACAACATTGGCGGGGCCATCGGCTACGTGGTTGTCACTCTTGCCATCATACGTCCCCTGCTTGCACGCACTTCCGGCTTCATGGTCAAAGATGGCAAGCTCACCGATGGCGGCCTCGTCGTCGGCATTGCCATGATGTCCCTCGGAGCCTGGTTCACCGACAAAATCGGTCTGCACGCCGTCTTCGGTGCCTTCATCATGGGTGCCGCCATGCCTCGTGGCATCATGGTGCGGGATCTCATGGCCCGCATCCAGCCCCTGGCCGTCGCCCTGCTTCTCCCTCTCTTCTTCACCTACTCCGGTTTGAACACCAAGATCGGCCTCATCAATTCCTGGTTCCTCTGGGGCATGTGCGCCGCTGTTCTCGCCGCCGCCGTGTTAGGCAAGTGGGCCGCCTGCACCCTGGCTGCACGTGCCACGGGCATCTCCGGCCGCGAGGCCATGGGCATCGGCATCCTCATGAATGCACGCGGCCTCATGGAGCTCATCATCATCAACATCGGCCTTCAGCGCGGTATCATCTCCGAAGGCCTTTTTGCCACCCTCGTCATCATGGCCATCGTCACTACCCTCATGGCCTCCCCCATCTTTGAATACTTCGTCGGCAGCGGCACCCACAAGCCTGAAGCCGAAGATACCGAGAGCCTCCCGGCCGCCATGTGA
- a CDS encoding prenyltransferase/squalene oxidase repeat-containing protein — MDPNQPLSGQPAPDVPLPPPLSGTQPLGPPPGYPAANLGYPVQGNNLGYPVQPGMMPPGYPAPTSGPVPVAAAIEDEAVAVEAAPGEVYHPPALNHFEPVKPANALVKAWRKVGGGSLTLSLAIHAGILIVGGAIVVSTQMIQKQVDFLPGGGTQQGAQASAEMKHQVKQKKQKTLNKTMPMKKIVSTSQNSAITLPDAPPDLLDVPDVSSMLGGGSLGSGGFGKAGAGGGFGTGMGMGGMQGFVSLPPSMRSRCSPQERLKKLTDSGGSPECERAVSASLEWLKQKQGPDGAWNGMGSKSAMTGLALLCYLGRCETPDSPFYGDTVMKGILFLIETSKKNPHGMICEDIYNNGSTYAHGIATYALGEMYTLARLGSKELPGMREAFEKGVKLIIENQNERGSWTYGGKDAGMPTAYTKNSKGEDLSVAGWQFQALKAAKNSGLKIQGLDSAIKKCTEYVLAKQTKDGGFGNPDRDKHYNQWSLTGAGSLALQTMSKGHTAPLKKAIGFLRGFLEAEPLDWNKNCNPYCWYYYTQTFFQAGGDDWKFYNQQFLPQILAAQQPDGSFKKGRPNWPAGDATDPVYRQALCTLMLEVYYRYLKVADRDEESFFDR; from the coding sequence ATGGACCCCAACCAGCCTCTTTCTGGCCAGCCTGCCCCGGATGTACCTTTGCCCCCGCCTCTGAGCGGCACTCAGCCACTGGGGCCACCACCCGGCTATCCGGCGGCCAATCTCGGGTATCCCGTGCAGGGCAATAACCTGGGCTACCCCGTGCAGCCCGGCATGATGCCACCTGGCTATCCCGCACCCACCTCCGGTCCGGTGCCCGTCGCGGCGGCCATCGAGGATGAAGCCGTTGCGGTCGAGGCCGCCCCTGGTGAAGTTTATCACCCGCCTGCCCTCAACCATTTCGAACCGGTGAAGCCTGCCAACGCCCTGGTGAAAGCCTGGCGCAAGGTCGGCGGCGGTTCTTTGACCCTCAGCTTGGCCATCCATGCTGGCATCCTCATCGTCGGCGGGGCCATCGTGGTCAGCACGCAGATGATCCAGAAGCAGGTGGACTTCCTGCCCGGTGGCGGCACCCAGCAAGGGGCGCAGGCCTCGGCCGAGATGAAGCATCAGGTGAAGCAGAAGAAGCAGAAGACGCTGAACAAGACGATGCCAATGAAGAAGATCGTGAGCACGAGCCAAAACTCGGCGATCACGCTTCCCGATGCACCGCCGGACTTGCTGGACGTGCCGGATGTGAGCTCAATGCTGGGCGGCGGGAGCCTGGGCAGCGGAGGATTTGGCAAAGCGGGAGCCGGAGGCGGCTTTGGGACAGGGATGGGAATGGGCGGGATGCAGGGCTTTGTGAGCCTGCCCCCCTCCATGCGCAGCCGCTGCTCCCCCCAGGAACGTTTAAAAAAGCTGACCGACAGCGGCGGCAGTCCCGAGTGTGAACGTGCGGTTTCCGCCTCCCTGGAGTGGCTGAAACAGAAGCAGGGCCCCGATGGTGCCTGGAACGGCATGGGCAGCAAGTCCGCGATGACGGGCCTCGCCCTCCTCTGCTACCTCGGCCGCTGTGAAACACCCGACTCTCCTTTCTATGGCGATACCGTCATGAAGGGCATTCTCTTCCTCATTGAGACGAGCAAAAAAAATCCCCATGGGATGATCTGTGAAGACATCTACAACAACGGCTCCACCTACGCCCACGGCATCGCCACCTATGCCCTTGGCGAGATGTACACCCTGGCCCGTCTGGGCAGCAAGGAACTGCCCGGCATGCGTGAGGCCTTCGAAAAAGGCGTGAAGCTCATCATTGAAAACCAGAATGAGCGCGGCTCCTGGACCTATGGCGGCAAGGATGCCGGCATGCCCACCGCCTACACGAAGAACAGCAAAGGCGAGGATCTCTCCGTCGCTGGCTGGCAGTTCCAGGCCCTCAAAGCCGCCAAGAATTCCGGCCTGAAAATTCAGGGCCTCGACTCCGCCATCAAAAAATGCACGGAGTATGTGCTGGCCAAGCAGACTAAGGATGGCGGCTTCGGCAATCCCGACCGCGACAAGCACTACAACCAGTGGAGCCTCACCGGTGCCGGATCCCTGGCCCTTCAAACGATGTCCAAAGGCCACACCGCTCCCCTGAAAAAAGCCATCGGCTTTCTCCGTGGTTTCTTGGAGGCCGAGCCTCTCGACTGGAACAAAAACTGCAACCCCTACTGCTGGTACTACTACACCCAGACCTTCTTCCAGGCTGGTGGGGATGACTGGAAATTCTACAACCAGCAGTTTCTGCCGCAGATCCTGGCCGCCCAGCAGCCCGATGGCAGCTTTAAAAAAGGCCGCCCCAACTGGCCGGCCGGGGACGCCACTGATCCCGTTTACCGCCAGGCTCTCTGCACCCTCATGCTGGAGGTTTACTACCGCTACCTGAAGGTGGCCGACCGCGACGAAGAAAGCTTCTTTGACCGTTAG
- a CDS encoding alginate export family protein, translating into MSQLVKSIPALILALAGFSTFTFAGDIPPVQVLVPEKSPFEFNFQARLRGEWRQNVYDFNDSTDSPTDDTWLLHRIRIGMEWQAMPWLKVTVQGQDVRESFSDRPDVPNQMGAEGDDAFDLRLGSLEFGDPKHLSLKLGRQVLSYGDERLVGPLEWLNFSRTFDAVKLHYQEKDWWLDAFTSSVVRIHESHFNTSDWLDGENTRDQFFSGLYFSTTVIPVQTTDLYAFHLHEEGLAGGTDFVTLGTRFKGDPLKLAGWDYTVEIVGQAGQLRGQDLRAFATHLEAGYNWLQTTWKPRLALEYSYGSGDGDATDGQSHTFQNLFPTNHPPYGFMDTMSWQNMHNIVLRLAAQPHPKLKTTLDLHGFWLDDTSDAWYRANGTTAVRPISSSASNQAGAELDFTMSSKLTKHLDVLVGYSHFFAGRYLDDTGTGDDADFAYLMVTLNY; encoded by the coding sequence ATGAGCCAGCTCGTCAAATCCATTCCCGCCTTGATCCTGGCTCTCGCAGGCTTCAGCACCTTCACTTTCGCAGGCGACATACCGCCTGTCCAGGTGCTGGTTCCAGAAAAAAGCCCCTTCGAATTTAACTTTCAGGCGAGATTGCGCGGTGAATGGCGGCAGAATGTGTACGACTTTAATGACAGCACGGATTCCCCCACCGACGACACCTGGCTGCTCCACCGCATTCGCATCGGCATGGAGTGGCAGGCCATGCCCTGGCTGAAAGTCACCGTCCAGGGACAGGACGTTCGCGAATCGTTCTCCGACCGCCCAGACGTGCCTAACCAAATGGGCGCTGAAGGCGATGATGCCTTCGATCTCCGCCTCGGCAGCCTCGAATTCGGGGACCCCAAGCACCTCTCGCTCAAGCTTGGTCGTCAAGTCCTCTCCTACGGTGATGAACGCCTCGTCGGCCCGCTGGAGTGGCTGAACTTCAGCCGCACCTTCGATGCCGTGAAACTTCACTACCAGGAAAAAGACTGGTGGCTGGATGCCTTCACCTCCAGCGTCGTTCGCATCCACGAATCCCATTTTAACACCTCCGACTGGCTGGATGGTGAAAACACCCGCGACCAGTTCTTCAGCGGCCTTTACTTCAGCACCACAGTCATCCCGGTCCAGACCACGGATCTCTACGCCTTCCACCTGCATGAGGAAGGGCTGGCTGGCGGCACCGATTTCGTCACCCTCGGCACCCGATTCAAAGGGGATCCTCTGAAACTCGCCGGCTGGGACTACACCGTCGAAATCGTCGGTCAGGCGGGCCAATTGCGGGGGCAGGATCTCCGCGCCTTTGCCACCCATCTGGAGGCAGGCTACAACTGGCTGCAAACCACCTGGAAACCTCGTCTCGCCCTGGAGTACAGCTATGGCAGCGGGGATGGTGATGCCACGGACGGCCAGTCCCACACGTTTCAAAACCTCTTCCCCACCAACCATCCGCCCTATGGGTTCATGGACACCATGTCCTGGCAGAACATGCACAACATCGTCCTCCGCCTTGCCGCCCAGCCCCATCCCAAGCTGAAGACCACGCTCGATCTTCACGGCTTCTGGCTAGACGATACCAGCGATGCCTGGTACCGCGCCAACGGCACCACTGCGGTGCGCCCCATCAGCAGTTCCGCCAGCAACCAGGCCGGAGCCGAATTGGACTTCACCATGAGTTCCAAACTCACCAAGCACCTGGATGTGCTCGTCGGTTACAGCCACTTTTTCGCAGGCCGTTACCTGGATGACACGGGCACCGGCGACGATGCCGATTTTGCCTATCTCATGGTCACCCTCAATTACTGA
- a CDS encoding S1/P1 nuclease: MKNFLCGWRLRGSLAWTVAFACFGLLSPAFSWWDGGHKAIALVAYERLSPAERAWVMRQMEAHPTKMELFEEPMKVELGQGDLAPELRAKWFFGQASIWSDLIRNREGYPNSTEINATYHHSGWHYTDLPVFPDAQAGEQMKGKVDMPLLEWQPGMAEPKQGFNSIHTLKRVIHELGDPAVAAKDKAVDLCWLFHLVGDMHQPCHCAQLFVPGKLETGDRGANRVLILGIRRANPALEADVLHFFWDSLWNDAKNGVVDIEQRLFPLNVDVALWERAQVSAQTLEPEAWLSEGHALAARHVYSPDLLRRIATVSPQPNPGRGKPEDVLMVTMTTPMMDAYIRDARSLSRQQVVTAGVRLAEVLKRVIARSGEGE, from the coding sequence ATGAAAAATTTCCTTTGTGGTTGGAGGCTCCGTGGGAGCCTGGCGTGGACCGTAGCGTTTGCCTGTTTTGGCCTGCTGAGCCCCGCCTTTTCGTGGTGGGATGGCGGGCACAAGGCCATCGCTCTGGTGGCCTATGAAAGGCTGAGCCCGGCTGAACGAGCGTGGGTGATGCGACAGATGGAGGCGCATCCGACGAAGATGGAGCTTTTTGAGGAGCCGATGAAGGTGGAGCTGGGGCAGGGGGACCTCGCGCCTGAGCTGCGGGCGAAATGGTTCTTTGGCCAAGCTTCGATTTGGTCAGATCTCATCCGCAACCGTGAGGGCTACCCGAATTCCACGGAGATCAATGCTACTTACCACCACAGCGGCTGGCATTACACCGACCTGCCGGTTTTCCCCGATGCGCAGGCGGGTGAGCAGATGAAAGGAAAGGTGGATATGCCGCTGCTGGAATGGCAGCCGGGCATGGCCGAGCCGAAGCAGGGATTCAATTCCATCCACACGCTGAAACGTGTGATCCACGAACTGGGGGATCCTGCTGTGGCAGCCAAGGACAAGGCGGTGGATCTCTGCTGGCTCTTCCACCTGGTGGGAGATATGCACCAGCCCTGCCACTGTGCGCAGCTCTTTGTGCCGGGGAAGCTGGAGACTGGGGATCGCGGAGCCAACCGGGTGCTGATTTTGGGCATCAGGCGGGCGAATCCGGCATTGGAGGCGGATGTGCTACACTTCTTCTGGGACAGCCTTTGGAATGATGCAAAAAACGGTGTGGTGGACATAGAGCAGCGTCTTTTCCCGTTGAATGTGGATGTAGCGCTGTGGGAGCGTGCGCAGGTTTCTGCCCAAACCCTGGAGCCAGAGGCGTGGCTGAGTGAGGGGCATGCCCTAGCTGCCCGGCACGTGTATTCGCCCGATTTGCTGCGGCGAATCGCCACAGTCAGTCCGCAGCCCAATCCCGGTCGCGGCAAGCCGGAGGATGTGCTGATGGTCACCATGACCACGCCGATGATGGATGCCTACATCCGGGATGCGAGGTCCCTTTCCCGCCAGCAGGTGGTGACGGCGGGTGTGCGGCTGGCGGAGGTGCTGAAGCGGGTGATTGCCCGGTCTGGTGAGGGGGAGTGA